In a genomic window of Carassius gibelio isolate Cgi1373 ecotype wild population from Czech Republic chromosome A3, carGib1.2-hapl.c, whole genome shotgun sequence:
- the hs3st3b1a gene encoding heparan sulfate glucosamine 3-O-sulfotransferase 3B1a isoform X2 encodes MEYSPLCHSAQPVKNKLFVFCIMLSLWVYMLYCCAGYSSTTPSFMMEERSSRNPPRPLQKQDLEMFLKSQSRDLLNNESDADSRGDGWEENKGDVVYDEDSGVAGALNGSETKKLPQAIIIGVKKGGTRALLEFLRLHPDIRAVGAEPHFFDRNYEKGLEWELMPETQEGQLTMEKTPSYFVTKEVPGRIHAMSKDTKLIVVVRDPVTRAISDYTQTRSKKPDIPSFESLTFKNITANLIDTSWSAVQIGMYARHLEQWLEFFPMSQLLFVSGERLISDPAGEMARVQNFLGLRREVTHKHFHFNPAKGFPCLKRPESNTKPHCLGKTKGRTHPNIHPDVIQRLRDFYTPFNKKFYHMTGHDFGWD; translated from the exons atggaatatagtccgcTCTGTCACTCAGCTCAGCCGGTGAAAAACAAACTTTTCGTCTTCTGCATCATGCTGTCACTGTGGGTGTACATGCTGTACTGCTGTGCGGGCTACTCCTCCACCACACCGAGCTTCATGATGGAAGAAAGGAGCAGCAGGAATCCACCCAGACCCCTCCAGAAACAAGACCTGGAGATGTTCCTCAAAAGCCAGTCCAGGGACTTACTAAACAACGAGAGTGATGCTGACAGCAGAGGAGACGGCTGGGAGGAAAACAAGGGCGATGTTGTTTATGACGAGGACTCGGGAGTAGCAGGTGCACTGAACGGGTCCGAGACCAAAAAGTTGCCCCAAGCGATTATAATAGGGGTGAAGAAGGGCGGGACGCGCGCGCTGCTCGAGTTTCTGCGCCTCCATCCTGATATCCGCGCGGTGGGAGCGGAGCCGCACTTTTTTGATCGCAACTACGAGAAAGGACTCGAGTG GGAACTAATGCCTGAAACTCAGGAGGGTCAGCTGACTATGGAGAAGACACCAAGCTACTTTGTAACGAAGGAGGTCCCAGGCCGGATCCATGCCATGTCCAAGGACACTAAGCTGATAGTTGTGGTTAGAGACCCAGTAACCCGGGCGATCTCGGACTACACGCAGACCCGCTCAAAGAAACCCGACATCCCGTCCTTTGAGAGCTTGACTTTTAAAAACATCACAGCGAATCTAATAGACACCTCGTGGAGTGCGGTGCAGATCGGCATGTATGCCAGGCATCTGGAGCAGTGGCTGGAGTTTTTTCCCATGAGCCAGTTGTTGTTTGTGAGCGGGGAGCGTCTGATCAGCGACCCGGCTGGGGAAATGGCCCGCGTACAGAACTTTTTGGGCCTGAGGAGGGAGGTCACGCACAAACACTTTCACTTTAACCCCGCCAAGGGCTTCCCTTGCCTCAAGAGACCTGAAAGCAATACCAAACCGCACTGCCTTGGCAAAACTAAAGGCCGCACGCATCCAAACATCCACCCAGATGTGATTCAAAGACTGCGAGACTTCTACACGCCATTTAACAAAAAGTTCTACCACATGACCGGCCATGACTTTGGCTGGGACTGA
- the hs3st3b1a gene encoding heparan sulfate glucosamine 3-O-sulfotransferase 3B1a isoform X1, which yields MEYSPLCHSAQPVKNKLFVFCIMLSLWVYMLYCCAGYSSTTPSFMMEERSSRNPPRPLQKQDLEMFLKSQSRDLLNNESDADSRGDGWEENKGDVVYDEDSGVAGALNGSETKKLPQAIIIGVKKGGTRALLEFLRLHPDIRAVGAEPHFFDRNYEKGLEWYRELMPETQEGQLTMEKTPSYFVTKEVPGRIHAMSKDTKLIVVVRDPVTRAISDYTQTRSKKPDIPSFESLTFKNITANLIDTSWSAVQIGMYARHLEQWLEFFPMSQLLFVSGERLISDPAGEMARVQNFLGLRREVTHKHFHFNPAKGFPCLKRPESNTKPHCLGKTKGRTHPNIHPDVIQRLRDFYTPFNKKFYHMTGHDFGWD from the exons atggaatatagtccgcTCTGTCACTCAGCTCAGCCGGTGAAAAACAAACTTTTCGTCTTCTGCATCATGCTGTCACTGTGGGTGTACATGCTGTACTGCTGTGCGGGCTACTCCTCCACCACACCGAGCTTCATGATGGAAGAAAGGAGCAGCAGGAATCCACCCAGACCCCTCCAGAAACAAGACCTGGAGATGTTCCTCAAAAGCCAGTCCAGGGACTTACTAAACAACGAGAGTGATGCTGACAGCAGAGGAGACGGCTGGGAGGAAAACAAGGGCGATGTTGTTTATGACGAGGACTCGGGAGTAGCAGGTGCACTGAACGGGTCCGAGACCAAAAAGTTGCCCCAAGCGATTATAATAGGGGTGAAGAAGGGCGGGACGCGCGCGCTGCTCGAGTTTCTGCGCCTCCATCCTGATATCCGCGCGGTGGGAGCGGAGCCGCACTTTTTTGATCGCAACTACGAGAAAGGACTCGAGTGGTACAG GGAACTAATGCCTGAAACTCAGGAGGGTCAGCTGACTATGGAGAAGACACCAAGCTACTTTGTAACGAAGGAGGTCCCAGGCCGGATCCATGCCATGTCCAAGGACACTAAGCTGATAGTTGTGGTTAGAGACCCAGTAACCCGGGCGATCTCGGACTACACGCAGACCCGCTCAAAGAAACCCGACATCCCGTCCTTTGAGAGCTTGACTTTTAAAAACATCACAGCGAATCTAATAGACACCTCGTGGAGTGCGGTGCAGATCGGCATGTATGCCAGGCATCTGGAGCAGTGGCTGGAGTTTTTTCCCATGAGCCAGTTGTTGTTTGTGAGCGGGGAGCGTCTGATCAGCGACCCGGCTGGGGAAATGGCCCGCGTACAGAACTTTTTGGGCCTGAGGAGGGAGGTCACGCACAAACACTTTCACTTTAACCCCGCCAAGGGCTTCCCTTGCCTCAAGAGACCTGAAAGCAATACCAAACCGCACTGCCTTGGCAAAACTAAAGGCCGCACGCATCCAAACATCCACCCAGATGTGATTCAAAGACTGCGAGACTTCTACACGCCATTTAACAAAAAGTTCTACCACATGACCGGCCATGACTTTGGCTGGGACTGA